The region CGATGTAGAGAAAGGCCTGGGCGGACATATCGGTCTCCTCGTTCAAGGGAGTGACTGGCGAGTGAATCTCACCGCCGAGATGCCCCCGGCCGTGATCGCGGAAACGTCCCGCTCGATCACGAATACGTCCACACTGTCGTGCGCGACGCGTGACCAGCGCCTACGCCGCGAGGAGCAGCGCTTCGGCTCCCACCGGTCGAAACCCGGCCGCCTGGAAGGCGCGCACGCTGCGCGCGTTGCCGACGGCCTGCTGGGACCAGACCGGTCGACCGTCCGGCACCAGATGCCGGGCGGCTGTCGCCAGCGCTCTTCCCAGGCCCCGGTGGCGGTGCTCGTCGTCGACCTCGATCGCCACCTCCCAGCGCCCGGCGACCCCACGGCCGAGAACGATCACCCCACCCTCGGCGGCCCAGACGCGCACGTCGTCACGACGCCGACGCGCCCTGACCTCGCGTGGATGATCGGCCCCGGTCAGCTCGGTCAGCTCCAAAGGCGGAGCCCCGGTGAGGCAGCTCGCCACGGTCAGCAGGTCGATCGTGTCTGTGGACCGCCGGGTGCGGTCGAGCAGAGCACCCAGGAAGCGCGGATTCATCGTGGCCGCCAAGGGGTCGCACTCGACAGCGGCCAACGTCCGTCGTACCCATTGGGGGTCCTCGTCGGTGAACACCACCGAGTGGCCGGTGAAGGCGATGACCCCGGCGTCGCGGCGGTTCGGCTGCGCGACCACTGTGGTCCCGCCGTCCGGCGGCGGGAAGTTCCCGTGCGTCGCCGCCTCCAGGATGTCGGCCAACGTGCGCTCCATGGTGGTCTTCTCCTCGGTCCCCGACGCGGTGTGCCGGCTCGGCCGCCTCCGAAGGGGGTCGATGATATGTGGCGCACCGAAGGTTCTCTCCGGCCGGTGTCGATTCGCGGGCCGCTCGTTCGACAAGTGCGTGCGAGGGTCGTGAGGCGACCCTGCCGGACGAGGAGAACGCGATGTCGAAGTACATGTTGATCATGTGGGGCGCCGACGGGACGAACGCGGCCCTGATGGCGTCGATCGACGAGGCGATGGCCGCGACCGGCCTGTTCGTCGAGGAGGTGATGAAGGCCGGTGTCCTCCTCGCCGCCGAAGGGCTGGACGATCCGGGCCGGGGTGCCGTGGTCGACTTCAGCAGCGAGCCGCCGGTCGTCACGGACGGACCCTACGGCGAGACGAGGGAGCTGTTCGGGGGTTACTCCCTGCTCGATGTCGCCACGAAGGAGGAGGCGATCGCAGCTCGTCTCCGCTGACGAGTCCGCACCCGAGGACTCGGTCATCAGCGTGCAGGTGGACGACGTGGACGACGCCTATGCGGAAGCACAGCGGCTCGGCTACGAGATCGTGCACCCGCTGACCACCGAGCCGTGGGGCGTGCGCCGGTTCTTCGTCCGCGCGCCGGACGGCAACGTCATCAACGTGGTGGCGCACCACTCCTGACGTAACCCCGGCCATCCGGAGGGATTGACCTTCACCGACGTCCACTGTTAACTGCAGATCAACGATGCGGATCGATGTTCATCCGGACGCCGTAGACCGGCACGGTGGCAGCGCTCCGCGTCGTCTCGACATCGCCCTCGTTTCGGCGGACGCGGGCAGACCGGGGCGTCTCCCGGGGTGCGAGAGCTCCATCCGCGCGACGATCCCGAGGAGATCGTGTCGATGACGATGACGCCGCAGCTACGCATCGCGCCCGCCGCCAGCCCAGCCATCGCGGCACCCACCCACGCCGGGCCGCGGCACTGACCGCGAACCGAGACGCGATGGCTCGCGGGAGAAGCGCGGCCTGATCGCCCACTGAACACGTCGAGTCCGGCGGGTCCACAGCCGCCCGCCGGCCGGCAACGTCTCATCGAGCCCGGCGTCGGCGGCCCGGCTTCCCCACCCCTGGCGTACGCGCACCCACCGGTACGCGTACGCCCGGCCGTCCCGCCCACCCCAACCCGGGAGTACGCCATGCGCACACCACGTCCGCGCCTCACCGCGGCCGTCGTCCTGGCCATCCTCGCCAGCCTCCTGCCGACCCTGCTCGGGATCACCGCCGCGGCACCACCCGCGGCGGCGGCACCACCCGCGGCCACCC is a window of Micromonospora sp. WMMD961 DNA encoding:
- a CDS encoding YciI family protein, whose translation is MSKYMLIMWGADGTNAALMASIDEAMAATGLFVEEVMKAGVLLAAEGLDDPGRGAVVDFSSEPPVVTDGPYGETRELFGGYSLLDVATKEEAIAARLR
- a CDS encoding GNAT family N-acetyltransferase, with translation MERTLADILEAATHGNFPPPDGGTTVVAQPNRRDAGVIAFTGHSVVFTDEDPQWVRRTLAAVECDPLAATMNPRFLGALLDRTRRSTDTIDLLTVASCLTGAPPLELTELTGADHPREVRARRRRDDVRVWAAEGGVIVLGRGVAGRWEVAIEVDDEHRHRGLGRALATAARHLVPDGRPVWSQQAVGNARSVRAFQAAGFRPVGAEALLLAA
- a CDS encoding VOC family protein, whose protein sequence is MSPRRRRRSQLVSADESAPEDSVISVQVDDVDDAYAEAQRLGYEIVHPLTTEPWGVRRFFVRAPDGNVINVVAHHS